A single genomic interval of Mucilaginibacter boryungensis harbors:
- a CDS encoding fasciclin domain-containing protein — MKIAINITRAIAYAIMAIFVINITACKKLTSYDYPSATGTPYEIISNDGNFSTFKSAVDKAGLADMLSGKDEYTIFAPTNSAFINAGYTAAVLQAMLSADVAVLVKNHIVSGKIDVNTLSTSQNATAVSGFSLNLQKIGNLKYVNGGDILNPSMPVTNGFLNVTNTLLTSKATLNDAINTYVNSGNAQLTYLAAAIARASTGSTNFTALLTGTTPYTLLAPNNGAFIDGGYATIAAINAAAPDVLGNILKYHLIAGAKFTTAFDSVPVTAYNGNPIYFDKVNRNISPTVTQATNITAWYANGITFGNGVPANIMAKNGVLHMVSRLLPTPVTVTTLDRINTDATLTMFYALIQRASTADPKFNFATMLADPLHTYTVFAVNNTGLQAAGYANVAAINAENPLTLAAILKLHIIPKRINNINIADNGAVTTIAGTNITFLLTGGFKVQGPSNSTSIPVITPNVVTTTGLLNIIGAVIK, encoded by the coding sequence ATGAAAATCGCAATTAATATAACCAGGGCCATAGCGTATGCCATAATGGCCATATTTGTAATCAATATAACAGCCTGCAAAAAGCTGACCTCGTATGATTATCCATCAGCTACAGGCACACCTTATGAAATTATAAGCAACGATGGTAATTTTTCCACCTTTAAATCAGCAGTTGATAAAGCAGGTTTAGCAGATATGTTAAGTGGAAAAGACGAGTATACCATATTTGCCCCTACTAATTCGGCATTTATTAATGCAGGCTATACAGCAGCAGTACTGCAAGCAATGCTAAGCGCCGATGTAGCCGTATTGGTTAAAAATCATATCGTTTCAGGTAAAATTGATGTTAATACGTTAAGTACCAGTCAAAACGCAACTGCAGTAAGCGGGTTCAGTCTTAATCTGCAAAAAATAGGGAATTTAAAGTATGTAAACGGCGGGGATATCCTTAATCCAAGCATGCCTGTAACAAACGGATTTTTAAACGTTACTAATACCTTATTGACATCAAAAGCAACATTAAATGATGCCATAAATACCTATGTAAATTCAGGGAATGCGCAACTTACTTATTTGGCGGCGGCCATTGCACGCGCCAGCACAGGCAGTACAAACTTTACAGCGTTGCTCACCGGAACGACTCCTTATACATTACTGGCCCCTAATAATGGTGCTTTTATTGATGGTGGGTACGCTACAATAGCAGCAATAAATGCTGCCGCGCCCGATGTTTTAGGCAATATTTTAAAATATCACTTAATTGCAGGTGCTAAATTTACTACTGCTTTTGATAGCGTGCCTGTTACGGCTTATAACGGAAACCCGATATATTTTGATAAAGTAAATAGAAATATTAGCCCTACTGTTACACAGGCTACAAATATAACCGCTTGGTATGCTAATGGGATAACCTTTGGAAATGGTGTACCTGCTAATATTATGGCTAAAAATGGTGTTTTGCATATGGTTTCCAGGTTGTTGCCTACGCCAGTGACGGTAACAACATTAGATCGTATTAACACTGATGCCACACTTACCATGTTTTATGCATTGATACAACGCGCCAGTACAGCCGATCCAAAATTTAATTTTGCAACAATGCTGGCTGACCCATTACATACCTATACAGTTTTTGCGGTTAATAACACTGGATTACAAGCTGCAGGGTACGCTAATGTAGCAGCAATTAATGCTGAAAATCCGCTTACCCTGGCTGCTATTTTGAAGCTCCATATCATTCCAAAAAGGATCAATAATATCAATATTGCTGATAACGGGGCTGTAACAACCATTGCAGGGACAAATATTACTTTCTTATTAACAGGCGGCTTTAAAGTCCAGGGGCCGTCAAACTCAACATCAATACCGGTAATTACCCCAAATGTGGTAACTACCACTGGTTTGTTGAATATTATTGGCGCGGTAATAAAATAG
- a CDS encoding sialidase family protein, translating into MMRKDILFFVCGCLLFGCNTSKKVINNVQTVEEPGSRLSVPLVLEQGVPVYSVTKINYKRNNKPVFNILFGQPVVVSVASKPEKWGFFQFPKIGYKQNGLLQAKWNMKPDAMSAYGMDNSGSATSADGGKTWNLQEKDEITPEVTLPNGDKLQIFTPKPIKTDSLNMPKPLLTGASTDTYNAKTVYNYYRLNDLPANCQAVYIKRLKKGETEWKDEQDKLYDAKAARHTTKGLLPVVWWGDMHIANDGSVIAGIYPGSLIRDNGTIDPKSGVFFYRSTDNGHSWYIQGRIPYHADTLADVKGNKRMGFTEPAFEILKDGTFLCVIRTTDGVGIGPMYASYSKDMGKTWTKPRVIAANGVLPRLLQLDNGVVVLCSGRPGVQLRFSENGKGDTWTEPFEMLPFVNEKDEVSCGYTGLIPTGEDSFLMVYSDFKYKTPDGNIRKAIKVRQVTVKPN; encoded by the coding sequence ATGATGAGAAAAGACATATTGTTTTTTGTTTGTGGTTGCCTGTTATTTGGCTGTAATACCTCAAAAAAAGTAATTAATAATGTACAAACTGTCGAAGAACCAGGCTCACGGTTGTCTGTTCCTCTTGTCTTAGAACAAGGCGTACCGGTGTATAGCGTAACAAAAATAAACTATAAGCGCAATAATAAACCCGTATTTAATATCCTGTTTGGCCAACCTGTAGTAGTAAGCGTAGCCTCAAAACCCGAAAAATGGGGCTTTTTCCAGTTCCCCAAAATAGGTTATAAGCAAAACGGGTTATTGCAAGCTAAATGGAACATGAAACCTGATGCTATGTCGGCCTATGGCATGGATAACTCGGGCTCTGCCACTTCAGCAGACGGCGGTAAAACATGGAACTTGCAGGAAAAAGATGAAATAACCCCCGAGGTTACACTACCTAATGGCGACAAACTGCAAATATTTACCCCAAAACCCATAAAAACAGATAGTCTGAATATGCCCAAACCTTTATTAACGGGCGCATCAACCGATACCTATAATGCCAAAACAGTTTACAACTATTACCGGCTTAATGATTTACCGGCCAACTGTCAGGCAGTATATATTAAACGCCTGAAAAAAGGTGAAACCGAATGGAAGGATGAGCAGGATAAATTATATGATGCTAAAGCTGCAAGGCACACCACAAAAGGGCTGTTGCCTGTGGTTTGGTGGGGCGATATGCATATCGCCAATGATGGATCTGTTATTGCAGGTATATATCCTGGTAGTTTAATAAGGGATAATGGCACTATAGATCCAAAGTCGGGCGTATTCTTTTACCGCTCTACAGATAACGGGCATTCCTGGTATATACAAGGCAGGATACCTTATCATGCAGATACACTTGCAGATGTTAAAGGCAATAAACGTATGGGCTTTACCGAGCCGGCATTTGAAATATTAAAAGACGGGACATTTTTATGTGTTATCCGTACTACCGATGGTGTAGGCATTGGGCCAATGTATGCCAGCTATTCAAAGGATATGGGTAAAACCTGGACCAAGCCCCGGGTTATTGCGGCAAATGGCGTTTTACCGCGGTTGTTACAATTAGATAACGGGGTGGTGGTGCTGTGCTCGGGTCGACCCGGGGTACAACTACGGTTCTCTGAAAATGGTAAAGGTGACACCTGGACCGAACCGTTTGAAATGCTGCCGTTTGTAAATGAAAAGGATGAGGTTTCCTGCGGCTATACTGGTTTGATCCCTACCGGTGAGGATTCTTTCCTGATGGTTTATTCGGATTTTAAATATAAAACTCCTGATGGGAATATCAGGAAAGCGATTAAAGTTCGTCAGGTTACAGTCAAACCCAATTAG
- a CDS encoding mandelate racemase/muconate lactonizing enzyme family protein: MKIVDVKTILLTGPCTNDPYLSEARKVRSAAFIEIKTDSGLTGLGETYAGYFFPEGVPEIVEFFKPILLGNNVDDIPGLWAKMYHCGNFWCRVGLGAIVLCGIEAALWDLKGKQENLPVWKLLQKKWKPEFTTPTIIHDKLPCYATGGPSNYPLDKLAGKIDFYNSLGFNGMKIGAGAYYKDQGFNIPSDANEAADLESEKMAYLRQQFGNNLWLMMDAHMGNSAVTTWGLETATAVAKAMEPFNLYFLEEPLHYTCPDLYSELCKNTTTPIAGGECLTAVCEWQTFIEQKSFHIGQPDASFTAGLDQFMQVAASLDKTGRKIAPHAWGAGASQMQNVHCGFACPNTTILEVAPAYGPLHSEVIGDSLQIKNGYALPPEKPGLGIELTEATIKRFPFERGTGEFNSVPGKILTK, translated from the coding sequence ATGAAAATTGTTGACGTAAAAACTATTTTGCTTACCGGCCCCTGTACCAATGACCCCTACCTTTCAGAGGCACGTAAAGTACGCAGTGCGGCTTTTATTGAGATAAAAACCGATAGCGGTTTAACCGGGCTTGGAGAGACTTATGCGGGATATTTTTTTCCGGAGGGTGTGCCCGAAATAGTAGAGTTTTTTAAACCTATACTTTTAGGCAATAACGTTGATGATATCCCGGGCCTTTGGGCAAAAATGTACCATTGCGGCAATTTTTGGTGCCGTGTTGGCTTGGGCGCCATAGTACTTTGCGGTATTGAAGCCGCACTGTGGGATTTGAAGGGAAAACAAGAAAACCTGCCGGTATGGAAACTGCTGCAGAAAAAATGGAAACCGGAGTTCACTACGCCTACAATTATCCATGATAAATTGCCCTGCTACGCCACCGGCGGGCCAAGTAACTACCCGCTGGATAAATTGGCAGGTAAAATAGATTTTTATAATTCCTTAGGTTTTAACGGGATGAAGATAGGGGCTGGTGCATATTATAAAGACCAGGGCTTCAACATTCCATCGGATGCTAACGAGGCTGCCGACCTGGAATCGGAGAAAATGGCTTATCTACGTCAGCAATTTGGTAATAACCTGTGGCTAATGATGGATGCCCACATGGGCAATAGCGCTGTAACCACCTGGGGATTGGAAACAGCTACGGCAGTAGCTAAGGCGATGGAGCCATTTAACTTATATTTCCTTGAAGAACCATTACATTATACCTGCCCTGATCTTTATAGCGAATTGTGTAAAAACACCACAACGCCTATTGCGGGCGGTGAATGTTTAACCGCTGTTTGTGAATGGCAGACATTTATAGAACAGAAAAGCTTCCACATCGGTCAGCCGGATGCTTCTTTTACAGCCGGGTTAGACCAATTTATGCAGGTAGCCGCCAGTTTAGATAAAACCGGGCGCAAAATAGCACCGCATGCCTGGGGCGCAGGCGCATCGCAAATGCAGAATGTGCATTGTGGTTTTGCCTGCCCTAATACAACGATACTGGAAGTGGCGCCGGCTTATGGGCCATTGCACAGCGAGGTGATTGGCGATAGCCTGCAAATAAAAAATGGCTATGCGTTACCACCAGAAAAACCGGGCTTAGGTATTGAGCTTACTGAAGCCACTATAAAACGCTTCCCGTTTGAGCGCGGCACCGGCGAATTTAACAGCGTGCCCGGTAAAATTTTAACCAAATAA
- a CDS encoding D-2-hydroxyacid dehydrogenase: MNILIDMPVHEPSLQKLKGIAGVNVKLVNPPEERVRPLPKELIADADVLFCTFPPENHAEMEKLKFVQISSAGYKQLMGIGLNGRGVKASNALGVFDVPIAEWNVAMMINLARDMRGMMHNQDNAIWDRSARFQHEIRGSVVGIWGYGGIGRETARQVKALGMTVHVLSRSGVKPRNDIYSVEGTSDKEGILPDKVFLMDEKEAFLKGLDFLIIAMPQTDTNQGIVGEAELKMLKPTAYLLNPARGPLVDEQALIKALKNNWIAGAALDTHYYYPTPPEHPLWGMPNVIFTPHISGSSLSPKFLERVWDIFVQNVERLSKGEQLLNALSPSDLKDN; encoded by the coding sequence ATGAACATATTGATTGATATGCCTGTACACGAACCTTCGCTACAAAAGCTGAAGGGCATAGCTGGTGTAAATGTAAAGTTGGTAAATCCACCCGAAGAAAGGGTAAGACCGTTGCCTAAAGAATTGATCGCTGACGCCGATGTGCTGTTTTGCACTTTTCCACCAGAGAACCACGCAGAAATGGAGAAGTTAAAGTTTGTCCAAATCAGTTCAGCAGGATATAAGCAACTGATGGGCATCGGGTTAAATGGACGAGGGGTAAAAGCAAGCAACGCGTTAGGTGTATTTGATGTGCCTATTGCCGAATGGAATGTGGCGATGATGATAAATCTTGCCCGTGATATGCGCGGCATGATGCACAACCAGGATAATGCCATATGGGACCGCTCCGCACGTTTCCAGCACGAAATACGGGGTAGTGTTGTTGGCATATGGGGTTATGGCGGTATAGGCCGCGAAACCGCCCGCCAGGTAAAGGCTTTGGGAATGACTGTGCATGTACTAAGCAGGAGTGGGGTAAAACCACGCAATGATATATACAGCGTTGAGGGTACCAGCGATAAGGAAGGCATACTTCCCGATAAGGTTTTTTTAATGGATGAAAAGGAAGCCTTTTTAAAAGGGCTCGATTTTTTAATTATAGCAATGCCACAAACCGATACCAACCAGGGAATTGTCGGCGAGGCTGAACTTAAAATGCTAAAACCAACTGCCTACCTGTTGAACCCCGCCCGCGGCCCACTGGTTGACGAACAAGCCCTGATAAAAGCGTTAAAAAATAACTGGATTGCAGGCGCTGCGCTGGATACACATTACTATTATCCAACCCCGCCCGAACATCCGCTGTGGGGCATGCCGAACGTGATCTTCACGCCGCATATATCAGGATCAAGCCTTAGCCCAAAGTTTTTGGAGCGGGTTTGGGACATTTTCGTGCAAAACGTAGAACGACTTAGCAAGGGCGAGCAGCTACTTAATGCACTTTCACCATCAGACTTAAAAGACAATTGA
- a CDS encoding alpha-amylase family protein, translated as MSNESRSRRDFIKKTSLIGAAIPLAGLSNAIAVEHSSAENIVTPMSSPGGVYDISITDKKINITAGILARQIDISNNNFIIQRLRVNGTEILSGPANDFQFSIYKATPNTRPAGLKLTNEGKLIWADNSAVTDKADNQPVQWNEVCQINGKILSDRFKIVDTNINQPKPGVTRLNITALSLSANDLNGLAINVYYEIYDGYPAIRKWISVSNNSALWLKIDKLFIDDINLASEYANAIPLTPEEQGAESSIISFSNKQNTLGIIAASEIPSATRKIKKNGAMGYTDEFFEWVIGPSESFISEPVFHFAYSGDVLKTISGISTPLDRATERPFKNFLKNCVGLRGSSTALPAPIWCSYTNFLVDLTDQNMRQQADIAQRIGFITFQLDEGWAKTPSPGGSEADPARFPDFDATCKYIISKGLKLGLWISCFRGTDAKDLVAMPDGRNLPLFTNTKRGYGMSFASNWRNYFANDLAYMYGRYGMSYVKMDLTNISKGDIADGHDSRTKKESLLRGLRGLLEVNKQLAETTPELWTQVTHEIYWRTPGPPADIAVLKYACAFHTTPNTYLGAGNGSKRVSQDWPYDPLKLRADLIKSCEQARHRFFDHRGLPAYGIEFYAAHAVNVKGSLTPAVQDRQICSWLMGGPTVFAGDLSSLTDEHILHYRKRFDLLKMLQSKYDIYGHFQFSGVPVPTDTDWHWWGKLNDKGYGVVVVIRGNGGEAARFINVPWANRNKKYVVTAHFANKKLGVYSGEALINGAIKLNLPVLGQEILELSQTS; from the coding sequence ATGAGCAATGAAAGCCGGTCGCGCAGGGATTTTATTAAGAAAACATCATTAATCGGTGCAGCTATTCCTTTGGCCGGTTTAAGCAATGCAATTGCTGTTGAGCATTCATCTGCGGAAAACATAGTAACCCCAATGTCATCGCCTGGTGGTGTTTATGACATAAGTATCACTGACAAAAAAATAAATATTACAGCCGGGATATTAGCTCGTCAAATTGATATCAGCAATAATAACTTCATAATCCAACGGCTGCGTGTAAACGGGACAGAAATATTATCGGGTCCGGCTAACGATTTTCAGTTTAGTATTTACAAAGCTACTCCAAATACACGCCCAGCCGGTCTGAAGCTGACCAATGAGGGTAAACTAATTTGGGCTGATAATTCAGCAGTAACTGATAAGGCCGATAACCAGCCGGTACAATGGAATGAAGTGTGCCAAATAAACGGCAAAATACTTTCGGATAGGTTCAAAATTGTTGATACCAATATTAATCAGCCCAAGCCTGGGGTAACCCGTTTAAATATAACAGCGCTATCTCTATCCGCGAATGATTTAAATGGCCTTGCTATAAATGTTTACTATGAAATATATGATGGCTACCCAGCTATCCGTAAATGGATATCGGTTAGTAATAACAGTGCTTTATGGCTTAAAATAGATAAACTGTTTATCGATGATATCAATCTGGCATCAGAGTACGCCAACGCCATACCACTTACCCCCGAAGAACAAGGCGCGGAAAGCAGCATTATATCATTCAGTAATAAGCAAAACACCCTGGGCATAATTGCCGCGAGTGAAATTCCATCGGCTACAAGAAAAATAAAAAAGAACGGCGCCATGGGCTACACCGACGAGTTTTTTGAGTGGGTGATAGGCCCGTCAGAAAGCTTTATATCTGAACCTGTTTTTCATTTTGCTTATAGTGGAGATGTACTGAAAACAATTTCAGGCATATCAACACCGCTGGACCGCGCTACCGAAAGACCATTTAAAAATTTCTTAAAAAATTGTGTAGGTCTGCGTGGTTCATCAACCGCGCTTCCGGCACCCATATGGTGTTCTTACACCAACTTTTTGGTTGATCTTACCGACCAAAACATGCGCCAGCAAGCTGACATAGCCCAACGTATAGGCTTTATTACTTTTCAACTGGATGAAGGCTGGGCCAAAACACCAAGCCCTGGTGGCTCTGAAGCCGACCCCGCACGCTTTCCGGACTTTGATGCTACCTGTAAGTATATCATTTCAAAAGGATTGAAACTGGGTTTGTGGATTTCATGCTTCCGTGGCACGGATGCTAAAGACCTGGTGGCCATGCCTGATGGACGTAACCTGCCGTTGTTCACCAATACCAAACGTGGGTACGGGATGAGTTTTGCAAGTAACTGGCGCAATTATTTTGCTAATGACCTGGCTTATATGTATGGCCGCTATGGTATGAGTTACGTAAAGATGGACTTAACCAATATCAGCAAAGGTGATATTGCGGATGGCCATGATAGCCGGACCAAAAAGGAATCGCTACTGCGGGGGCTGCGCGGGTTACTGGAAGTTAATAAACAACTCGCCGAAACAACCCCAGAGCTATGGACACAGGTTACACACGAAATTTATTGGCGTACGCCCGGTCCCCCTGCCGATATAGCTGTACTTAAGTATGCCTGCGCTTTCCATACTACCCCTAATACTTATTTAGGTGCGGGCAATGGTTCAAAACGGGTGAGCCAGGACTGGCCTTATGATCCGTTAAAGCTTCGCGCGGACTTAATTAAAAGCTGTGAACAGGCAAGGCACCGGTTTTTCGATCATCGCGGGTTACCTGCTTATGGGATAGAGTTTTATGCGGCACATGCCGTAAATGTGAAAGGTAGTTTAACCCCGGCCGTCCAGGACCGGCAGATCTGCAGCTGGTTAATGGGGGGGCCTACCGTTTTCGCAGGCGATCTGTCGTCACTTACCGATGAGCATATTTTGCACTACCGCAAACGGTTCGACCTTTTAAAAATGCTGCAAAGTAAATATGATATATATGGGCATTTTCAATTTAGCGGCGTGCCTGTGCCTACAGATACCGACTGGCATTGGTGGGGCAAACTAAACGATAAAGGCTACGGTGTGGTGGTAGTGATCCGCGGTAATGGCGGGGAAGCCGCACGTTTCATAAACGTACCCTGGGCCAACCGCAACAAGAAATATGTGGTTACTGCACATTTTGCAAACAAAAAACTGGGTGTATATAGCGGCGAAGCATTAATTAATGGGGCAATAAAACTTAATCTGCCGGTTTTGGGACAGGAAATTCTGGAACTATCTCAAACAAGCTAA
- a CDS encoding sialidase family protein: protein MGAFAQEKQKVEGFDSVQFSYNANTKGTVRDFRGASKGYMTAGWWAPGQMKKNILSWKTAVVPEKQATTFAFIGSSSVLPAEISIGPQVKLTVNGKYALTFTLGRQLDYTWKEGDYELKFISKRVEFPYTSSHREFDLNGISGIYELSVPASAVEAGKAAVIEVEILPFERWHNGWFMVKNRKDVLSAGTIASLKAQLDGMQQDINNLNEQTHILATRLYSKMLGNDKFEEHIIYTDGYRHLHPADLIRLKNGDILIMAREATEHFANDGDVIMLRSKDGGKTWGEKQTIIGTKDLDEREGCGIQLKDGTIVVGVFYNDHYIPDGTYNWNGKVKLPELDRPRLGTEFISSTDNGKTWSKPTFLNIKGMPFSGVEGPTDAPIEMPGGSIIMGVIGYGINGNSHNVGSVLLKSTDKGKTWKYVSTIAGDPDGKFGGLVEPGIVRTKTGRIIAGLRTHADENAIMMTYSDDNGKTWVPAFKTDMIGHPVDLIQLSDGRIMASYGVREGVGRHVEPGGIRACFSSDNGKTWDIKTEVQLRSDFINWDEGYPESLEMPDGRVMTVYYFNLFGKYFLGSTFWKP from the coding sequence ATGGGAGCTTTTGCACAGGAAAAACAAAAGGTTGAAGGCTTTGATTCGGTGCAGTTTAGTTACAACGCGAATACCAAAGGGACTGTCAGGGATTTTAGGGGAGCATCAAAAGGCTATATGACAGCCGGTTGGTGGGCTCCCGGACAAATGAAAAAAAATATCCTGTCGTGGAAAACAGCCGTAGTGCCGGAAAAACAAGCGACAACCTTTGCGTTTATTGGTTCAAGCTCGGTTTTGCCTGCCGAAATTTCTATCGGGCCACAGGTGAAATTAACTGTTAACGGCAAATATGCCTTAACCTTCACCTTAGGCAGGCAATTGGATTATACCTGGAAAGAAGGTGACTACGAGCTTAAATTTATTAGTAAGCGTGTGGAATTCCCTTACACCAGTTCGCATAGGGAATTCGATTTAAACGGTATCAGCGGTATTTATGAATTAAGCGTGCCTGCATCGGCAGTTGAGGCTGGTAAGGCAGCTGTTATTGAAGTAGAAATTTTACCGTTTGAAAGATGGCACAATGGCTGGTTTATGGTTAAAAACCGCAAAGATGTATTAAGCGCAGGGACAATTGCCAGTTTAAAAGCACAATTGGACGGCATGCAGCAGGATATTAATAACCTTAACGAGCAGACCCACATCCTGGCCACCAGGCTTTACAGCAAAATGCTGGGTAATGATAAATTTGAAGAGCATATCATCTATACCGATGGTTACCGGCACTTACACCCGGCAGATCTGATCAGGCTAAAGAACGGCGATATCCTGATTATGGCCAGGGAAGCTACCGAGCACTTTGCTAATGATGGTGATGTAATTATGCTGCGATCGAAAGACGGCGGCAAAACCTGGGGCGAAAAACAAACTATTATTGGTACAAAAGACCTTGATGAACGTGAAGGTTGCGGGATACAACTGAAAGACGGAACCATCGTAGTTGGTGTATTCTATAATGACCATTATATCCCTGATGGGACTTACAACTGGAATGGCAAAGTAAAACTGCCCGAACTTGACAGGCCGCGCCTTGGTACCGAGTTTATCTCATCAACAGATAATGGTAAAACCTGGTCAAAACCTACTTTTTTGAATATAAAGGGTATGCCTTTTTCAGGCGTGGAAGGGCCTACTGATGCACCAATTGAAATGCCTGGCGGTTCAATCATTATGGGTGTAATTGGATACGGGATAAACGGTAATTCACATAACGTCGGCTCGGTATTACTAAAATCGACAGATAAAGGTAAAACCTGGAAATATGTTTCAACCATAGCAGGAGACCCGGATGGTAAATTTGGTGGGTTGGTTGAACCTGGAATAGTGCGTACCAAAACAGGCCGCATTATAGCCGGTCTGCGTACCCATGCCGATGAGAATGCCATTATGATGACCTATTCTGACGATAATGGCAAAACATGGGTACCGGCATTTAAAACAGACATGATCGGCCACCCGGTTGATTTGATCCAGCTGTCAGACGGCAGAATAATGGCCAGCTATGGTGTCCGCGAGGGGGTAGGCCGCCATGTTGAACCGGGCGGTATAAGGGCATGTTTTAGCAGCGATAATGGTAAAACCTGGGACATAAAAACCGAAGTGCAATTACGCAGTGATTTTATAAACTGGGACGAAGGCTATCCCGAATCATTGGAAATGCCGGACGGGCGGGTAATGACGGTATATTATTTTAACCTCTTTGGAAAATATTTTTTAGGGTCAACATTCTGGAAACCTTAA
- a CDS encoding sulfatase family protein translates to MKMMSKKTWGAVTTGALLLAVVTLSFTKKRPADTRPNILLIVSEDHGPHLSCYGDKVIQTPNLDNIAKNGIIFKNAYVSESVCSPSRSTILSGLYPHQTGHFGLTTFGFHYAVPVKTIYQLLKQTGYRTGMIGKLHVMTDSIFPIDYHPITSPNYEKKGLARYADDAEEFMKAGDEPFFLMVNFPDTHWPFQDDVEGRPKHKVTPDKVTTFEYLHMDNPRLRQYCTSLYNCMLRLDECVGELMDRLHNSGKENNTLVFFLSDHGDEMARGKFDNYEVSTKIPFMISWPGKIVKGKQSNALVSTIDIVPTVLDLAGVPIPKEVTGKSLTVLFKNPDANFRRYLFTEKNIDQLDMFYPRRAVRNARYKLNYSLLDTKNPVAALYMQDSKRAEALGGSPTMKELETAAPLTRKIYTDWLNPARAQLYDLENDPWEFNDLSANPKYAAIKRRLLNEIFKWQENTNDPLRFPEKLKMLKQENDTMKISANMQWKYPHYLYGK, encoded by the coding sequence ATGAAAATGATGAGTAAAAAAACATGGGGTGCAGTTACTACAGGGGCTTTGCTTTTGGCTGTGGTTACTTTATCCTTCACAAAAAAGCGGCCCGCAGATACACGGCCTAATATTTTACTCATCGTTTCTGAAGATCATGGCCCACACCTTTCGTGCTATGGCGATAAGGTAATTCAAACACCAAACCTGGATAATATTGCTAAAAATGGGATAATATTTAAAAATGCCTATGTGTCCGAATCGGTTTGCAGTCCATCCCGAAGTACTATTCTTAGCGGGTTGTATCCGCATCAAACCGGGCATTTTGGTCTTACTACATTTGGTTTTCATTATGCTGTCCCTGTAAAAACTATTTACCAGTTACTTAAGCAAACAGGGTACCGTACGGGAATGATCGGCAAGCTGCATGTAATGACCGATTCTATTTTCCCAATTGATTATCATCCCATAACCAGCCCTAATTACGAGAAGAAAGGCCTTGCGCGTTACGCTGATGATGCTGAGGAATTTATGAAGGCTGGCGATGAGCCTTTTTTCCTGATGGTGAATTTCCCCGATACGCATTGGCCTTTTCAGGACGATGTGGAGGGGCGCCCAAAACATAAGGTTACGCCTGATAAAGTTACCACGTTCGAATACCTGCATATGGATAACCCAAGACTAAGGCAATATTGTACAAGCCTGTATAACTGTATGTTACGACTGGATGAGTGCGTGGGCGAATTGATGGACAGGCTGCATAATTCGGGAAAAGAGAATAACACCCTGGTATTTTTCCTCTCAGACCATGGCGATGAAATGGCCCGCGGCAAATTTGATAACTATGAAGTGTCTACAAAGATACCATTTATGATATCGTGGCCAGGTAAAATAGTAAAAGGAAAACAATCTAATGCACTGGTTTCCACTATAGATATCGTGCCTACGGTGCTTGACCTGGCTGGCGTACCGATACCCAAAGAGGTCACCGGCAAAAGTCTGACGGTGCTATTTAAGAACCCTGATGCAAATTTTCGCCGGTATTTGTTTACAGAGAAGAATATCGACCAGTTAGATATGTTTTACCCTCGGCGTGCTGTGCGCAATGCCCGCTATAAGTTAAACTACTCATTATTAGATACCAAGAACCCCGTTGCCGCCTTATATATGCAGGATAGCAAACGCGCGGAAGCCCTTGGCGGCAGCCCTACCATGAAAGAATTAGAAACAGCGGCGCCATTAACCCGTAAAATATATACCGATTGGCTTAACCCTGCCAGGGCACAGTTATACGACCTGGAAAACGACCCCTGGGAGTTTAATGATCTGTCTGCCAACCCAAAATATGCCGCAATAAAAAGGCGGTTGTTGAACGAAATTTTTAAGTGGCAGGAAAATACCAACGACCCATTACGGTTTCCTGAAAAGCTAAAAATGTTAAAACAGGAAAATGATACCATGAAGATATCTGCGAATATGCAGTGGAAATATCCGCACTATTTATACGGTAAATGA